The Acipenser ruthenus chromosome 11, fAciRut3.2 maternal haplotype, whole genome shotgun sequence region GTGATCCAAAATGTTGTAATAAATCCAGCAGTGGCTAATCCTGGCAGGGTTAAGGTTGATCAAACCAAGTCACACTATGAAGGCACTAGATACATTGTGAAATAGCGCAGGAGAGAGCGTGCGCTGGGGTTACCTTGCGAGGCGTTGTCGAAGGACTTGATGAGTGTCTTGACGGTGGGCGAGGGCTCCGAGGAGGTGGAGGAGCGGCGGCTTAGCCCCATGCCCTGCCTCAGAGCTGCCAGGTCCCTCTCTACTGCGTTCATGTAGTTATACACCCGGCCACGCTCCTCATCCTGcctgtgcagacacacacacacacacacacacacacacacacacacacagttacaagaAGAAATGACTTTGTGACAGTGCTGCTCCTCTTTTGAGCTCCATACATTTTGGAGATTAAAGTCAGGACGTTTCAGGTGACCAAAAATAATCTGGAACGTGCTCAGGGGTTTGTGCGAGATCTATTTCCTTATTCCGTACTGCTGAACAAGTGCATGCTGTAAAGAAAATCCAATCACAAGACATTAGTATGATGTAAGGCTTGTGCAAGAGGGCAGAGGATGGATGAGAGCCAGCCAGCATCAAAACCACTACCCCAAAGAGCCACGCTCGTCTGCAGGTGTGTTTATTGcgattttaacctcatctcaccaactgGAGACAGAGTCCGTCAAGGCAgtctatcacacaacactgcccgttacggTTGCTGGCTGTTTAACAGATGAACCAGTTCTGTTGGACAGAACTATATTGTTTGGATCAAGGCTCGGAACACTTGGATACAGCTTGTGTTCTCTGCCAGCTTAAGTGGACAACTGGAGTACCGGAGAAACTGAAAGGAACAATAGCACCCGGAATCAGCTCCCAACTCTGTCTCAATGCGACACCACCACATACATCTCAAAGACATTCCCAGAAATGCTGTAACAAAATACTAAGACAATCTGTTCTCTTCCACTTAGAAACACctacaggggaaaaaaagaataaatcacCCACACAGATTGAAACGAAGGGAGGTGATGTGCAAGGCTCTGTGTCCTGTATGTGTGAAATGCATAGGAGCAGGCGGTCTTTTAATTTCAAACAGCAggggatctaaatactgctgcctTTCACGTCATTAAAATAGGGATTTGTTCAAAACAATGAACAGCAAATTAGAATATTATTACCACCATAAAAAACTATACTTATTACATACAGTAAGAGTGTCACATTTAAAATTCTAAACATGCAATTCCTTATCGTATTGGTAACATAAATGCCGACAGTAAAACACAAATGGCTAACAATAATTAGTTTCAGTTAAATTAATTTATCTTGATTATTATCAATTTCTCTACTGTATGTACAACGTTCCTTTGTTGCAACATGCCTTATAATAATGCTGCTTGATTACTGCTTATGGAGCACTGCTTAAGAGGGAAGAGTGTCCCCAACACCACACTCTGAAACACCCATCCAAGTACGAACCAGGCCCACCCTTGCTTAGCCCCTGAGATCAGGCAGTCAcaggtgtgtgtgagagagagagagagagagagagagagagagagagagagagagagagagagagagagagagagagagagagagagagagagagagagagagagagagagagagagagagagagagagagagagagagagagagagagagagagaatacgcACTTGCGGTTCTTGATGTCGTCGAGCTCTTTGCCCAGCTTCTCGTTCTTCTCCTGGTTCTCGAGCAGCCGGCGCCGCAGGTCTCCGATCTCCTCCTGTGCTTCCGATTTGATGTCGTTCGCGATGACCACGGCTGTCTGCAGGTCTGCCTGGAACTGACGCCACTCCGCAGACTCCTCCTGCAGAGAGCAGCACAGATACTCGCTGAGCTGGAAGCAAGCAGGAGCAGCAGAGCCATTATACAGCATGCTGTCCACTGGGGAGCCCACATTATACAGCATGCTGTCCACTACAGGCTTCCACCTAACAGTGTCAAAAGCATTAATGTTTCAAACTGCATGATGTATAAATCTGGAACCAAATCAACAGGTTCCAAAAAAATCTTTAACAGCTTCCTAACTGACTGTTTTTTTCATACAAAAAACAATATTACCAGTTTTATCACACATGCATTTTGGAAGGTGGGTTAATCATTTTGTAGGTACAGTGCTCCCTCTCCATTTTGCTAACTGAGAATTAGTGACACGATTAACCACATTTGTGAAAGTAATATTCCATGTAGCCTGAATATAGACGCACTCTCCATAATCCACGGCATCATTGTAATGGCTCACTAATGAGCTCCCACTCTTTAAAGATATTACACAGGCCCCCTGCTTCCTGTGTTGTCTTGTGCAGTGCTTAGATGACGCACCTAGTAATACCAGACcatacatttgtatttcagaTGGTTCACTACAAAGGATGTAAAAGGAAAGATATGACAGAtaaaaatatatcaatatattGGCAGCCAACTAACACAGTTCGATGTGTCGGTGGTTCATTTTCACTGCACTAACTTACAGCACAGAGATTAAAGTCAAACTCAGATTTTAGAGAAAACCTATTCTAAAAGATTGCTCTTTCAATTCAAATGTGCATGGTTTCACAGACACAGATGGACtactcaatgttaatttaggtaatgTAGACCAAGACTACAGCTAATCGAGGTCTGTAAACCTGCTGTTGGTCTATATATTTCTCTTTTACTGTGTTGTAACCCTTTccagttttgtgttttatattgatTCCTGTTTTTCCTTGCATCCCGACTGATTCACTTTTTCAACAAACCAAgattttgtattacttgtactgcagATCTGTAACCAATGAGATCACTACAGGAGCCTTCATCAGCCAATGAAACCTGACGGCCGCATGGGGAGCAATATTAACTTTGACTTGCTAAACCCCTGACGGCGTTACGTTGAGCAGTATGTATTTGCAttgcattccccccccccccccagacatcCCATCCCTTCCCTCCTCTCAAAGCGCTCAGCCTTACCCTCAGTCTTCGGTTCAGGATTTTAATTTCTCGCTCCATGTCGTGCTTTTGGTCCTGGAGCTTTTTCACCGAATCTAAGGCAAGAAGAGAAAATGGTATTTAAactaacaaatataaaacaggaaAACTACATTCTGCCTTTTCCTCTTAGTGACATTTTGCATTGAACTCTACAGAAGGGTGTGACGTACCTACGTTTGCAGACTGCAGAAAGTGGATTGCAAACTCTGTAATCACTTGTAATTACAGGGGGACAATAGTAAGATCCCCATTACATCCTCAATAACTGATTAACCTGGGTATTCATGAAACACCAGCAAtctgtgcagtcttggatacttGAGCATCAGCACTTTATTGTAGCCAGCTAGAACCTAAACGGACTTGAAATATAGTGACATGGCTTTTATAGATCACAAACATGCGTtgtcatttaaataacatttttaaatgttgtgaACAAAAGTGTGTGCAACATATCTCGGGTGCTTCCAATATCTGACCAACTCCTACATTAAATGAGAATGCACAGTGCATGCCCTAATCTAACCAAAGGGTCAATTGTACCTCCAGTCAATAAGTCTTCCGACTGTGAAATTAATTTGCTTGCATTAAATCTTTTCTTTGCCTCCTGTCAATAAAGATGATATCATAGCGGGTGGGAAAGGTTTCATTGCAATAATACTGTCAGCACCTCCATAACGCTAGCCCTCCCAGGTCAGCACAGGCTAGACAGGCGCCGGACAGTCTGGTCTCATCATTGTCATCTACTGCTTTACTATCACAGCACCCAGCTACTAAAAGACCAAGCGATTAATCAGGGCTCTCCTAGATTTCGCAAGCCATCAATTTGGAGCACAGTCTTCATCGTTAAGTGTTTCTTAACCTAACCTTGCTTAGCAGTGACTGGCTCCTGTAACTAATTTTTTATTTGATCAAATTTTTCTCCCcaaatttggaaagcccaattattttgttGGACTGCCACCAATGGAAAGCATGTTGTACAGTTTTTTACAGCTTGTTGTTCTACATACAATATTGCTCTTTTCTCCTAGTGTGCTCACATACTGTACgacacaaatataaaaaacatCCCAGCAGGAGGGAGCTCTCCTGCTTGCTCTTCTTAGATTTAAAACACAGGTGAGATAATGAAGTGCTGTTGAATCTAACGGCTCGCTTGAGGAGAAGCTGCAGCAAATGTAATGATTCTTCTGCAGTTACTGTGCAGGTCTGATGATGCTGGAACAACGACTGCTGAAGACGCATTTTAAAAACCTTCCAGGGCGAGATAAAGATCCAAAAACAACATTCAACAGATTCTGGGAATGCTGTATTCCCAGCCACATGTTCCTCACAATTTACTACTCAGTTGTGCAGTTTTAGCTCACAGATTTTTAAAACTAATTCAGAATATTATCTGTGGTAgacgttagtttttttttctgtctgttatttaATTCAGGAATGTGACAGTCAGCATGCAAAGCACATGTTGGTGCAGAAGAATAACTTAGTAAGCATTACGCAACGTGAAAGGAgtatttcattgtttttctttaaccTTTTTAAAAAGGCCAGGCTTCTTGAGTAGggttgatttaaaaacattaatacaatctatctttcattaacaaaaaaataaaaaataaaaggataaGTTTTAATTTCTAAATCTGCAGCAGCACTGAgaccaaaatacaaaaatgtattcaaataaaacTGTTCCCTGCAATACATAATTCCCCAATTAATACATGTGCTGTAGTCTTTGAAACTACATAAAAAGCACAACCATGGCTCACCAGCATCCCCTAGTGTTCAGCTGCTTCTCTACACGTtgttttaaatattgtactataaGGTTTTCTTTGAGCTGGCAACAACAAAGAACTGCATTGATTGGATCTTGGTCTTTAAAAGGCTACATGATACCAGCATCTGATCACTCTGAACTTTTCAAACAATTCTACATTACCTTACTGATTGATACCAGCCAAACAAAATGCCAGTGGCTTCCTCAGGAGGTCCCCCATCTGCCACAATGGCAACATTCACAGCAACTGTATAGCAATTACTGTATGATAGCATGAAGAAGGCTCAGTCTGTAGGTTTACTGATATGAATTATTGGTACTGCAGGGCTCGTGGGAGTTCCTAACCCTGGAGAATGTAACAGGAGCGGGGTGCGGGTGCAGGCTGTAGGGTGAGACTCACTCTCGAGGTCGGAGATGATGAGGTTGTCATGCAGTTTGACAGCGCGGTGCTGCTCCACCTCATCCTCCAGCTCGAAGATGGTCTCCTTCATGTCTCCGATGgccctctccttctcctccagAGCAGAGCGCAGCTTGTCCAGGCTCATGGTCAGCTCTGCAATCTGCTTCTTAGCCTCGTCCTGGAAGAGCCTGTACTCTGCTTCCACctgcgcacacagacacacacacgcactgcagATAAAAGCATCCCTCATACGGTCTGTGTTTTTCATTGCGAGGtattctgtataatgtgatacaaaaactggcattacagggttaaatagGTCTGTAAAAAATGGCAGACCTAGATGACCTTTTACAAACTACCGGTAATGAAATGATTTATGCAATAAACACCTGACCTTTAAGGAATCCATTCATCTTCATGCTAAAGCATTTCTCTTTTTGATAAATAGTAGGCAATTTCAGTCTGAGAGGGCAATCCCAAACAGATTTTATTAGGACCTGATTGTCAGAGGCCTAAtggattcaataataataataataataataataataacaataataataataataataataataaataataaataataataataaacatggttggaacaaaatAACTGTGCTGGAGAGGATGAGGTTGCTAAACCACTGCTTTAGATTTACTTTCACACTACATTCTTTTTGATATCATCACTGCTGTAAAATTAACTCTACACAATGTTGCAGTGTCCCACTGTCAATTGAACAGTCCCGAGCCTTTTTCTAACAAGGTATATGATTGTTTAATGAAGTGCCTGGTTGGAACAAGACCCTGGATTGGAATAGACTCCAAGTACCCCTCACTGTACTAAATAACTATACCACCAGTCTCCCCCACTCCCAGGACCTGTGTGTTGCTCTCAGTTACCTTGCCAAAGGCATCCTGCAGCCGGTTGGCCTCATTGCGTGTGTGACCCAGATCCTCCTGCAGGTTGGTGGCCAGGGCCTCTGCCTTCTCCTTGTCCATTCGCACGCTCTCCAGCAGCTCCTGGATGTCGCTCTTGTCTCCAGAGTTGTGGATGGAGTAGAGCTCAGCCACCTTCTGCCTCTCTTGCTCCAGCTGGCATTTGAAGCGGTTCAGCTCCAACTGTTCATTGCCAAGCGTGGCTTTGTAATCCTCCAGAGCAGCGGAGAGAGCCGCCTTGCCCTTCTGCTCCGAGTCGATGATGCGGTCCATGTGGTGGTTCCTCTCCTTCAGGGCCCCGATCATCTCTTGGGCTTCCTTATTGTCCTGCTCAGCCATCTTCAGGGTGTTGCTCAGGTGCTGCTGGACCCCGAGCAGCTGCTCTCGCTCGAAGCGCGCGTTCTCCGCCAGCTCCATGTATCGCTGCTCCAGCTCCAAGTAACGGCCGCTCTTGATGTCTTCGTCTACGACGTAGGAGATGTGATGCTCGTCCAACAAGGTGCGGAGGTACTCGATCTGCCGGCTGTAGTGCTCCAGCTTGTCGCTCTGCTGACACAGCGAGTCCATCAGGATGACTTTCTCCTCCCCCAGCCTCTCGTTCTCTGCGTTCAGCTCCTGAGTGATCTGCTGCAGGTCGGACAGCTCCTGCAACGTGGCCTGAAGCTCCTCGGCGGTGCTGTGCTGGTTCTCCTCCATCTGGTGGATCCTCTCCGTCAAGCAGGCCACCGAGACCTCGCTGACGTTCCCGCTGCTGCCCTTCCGAGACCTCTCTCGACTTGGGGCCCCCTCGGACTcggaggaagaggaggaacagGAAGGGGCGTCCAGAGCATCGTCGCTGGAGGTGATGGGTTGGTAGACCTCACTGGATTCGCTGTCCAGGTTGTCCATGGAGCTGCTGCGACGGTTTTCCGTTAGAGTGTTCTCATCCTGGCTCAGGAGATCCTCCATGGACCCAGGGGCTGATCCTTCCACCGAGGATGTCAGCGTCCCTCCTCCATCACTGTGGACACTTCCCACAGCTAAATCCAGGCTTAGGGACTGGTAGCTGAAGATCTTCTCCGAGCCGTCCAACCTCTGCTCCAGGGAGAAGCCCAGCGCATTCAACCGGTCTTTCAACATGCGGTTCTCGTTCTTCAGCTGGTTCAGCTGCTCACGGATGGCATTGTTCTGCTCTTGAAGCTGCAGCAGAGTGGATTCCACGTCTGTAGCTTGGTGAGTGATGGAAACGACCTCTTCCTCTGCCGCTACCGCCACTTTGTCCTCCTCCCCCTCTTCAGAGGTCTCCTCGCCCAAGCCCAGCTGGGCCCGCATGTCCCTCAGCTCGTTGCGCAAGTGCAGGATCTCCACATCTTTGCTCTTTGCCAAGCCCAGAAGGTCCTTCACTTTAGTCTCCAAGGCAGCTTTGTCGGTGATCTGGCTGTCTGATTTGGACTTGCTCATGCGTGTCTCCGACTGGGCCAGTACGCGGCTGCGGGATCGCTTGGCCAGCGTGGCATCATTAGTGGCAGCGGCTGCAGAGGAGGATAGCTTCTTGCCTGTACCGGCTCGAGAACGCTCCCGGAGTCTGTCTCGCGTTGAGCTCACCTCTTTAGCCCCAGATGACGTGCCACGTTTAGCTGAAGAACCTGTATGAAGAAAAGATATATACACGTACAGAAAATGACCGTTTTCATTTCAATTAGTGTTTTAGTACTGTGTGAAATGCACAGGTCTATGATAAGCACAGCATTATCAACTGCAGGTTAATACATCTGTATTTTTAATGCTGCATTTCCATCTGCCACCTGGACTGATATATGAATGCGATCTgagggtgaggaggtgattgctTAGGATATTTCTACAATAAAAATCTGACACTCTTCAAGAGCAGTTTTGAAAGATAATGCGTCCTGATTAGATGCGAATGTCCAGCCATGAGAGTAGACTCATTATAACAGAAGCACAGAACCTTCAGACATTATTCTGATTGCTGTTTTCCCCCTTGCAGCCTCTGACCCCCAAGATGATCTTGAGTCTTTCAGAGAGCTACTGTGAAACCTATCCGGCTGCTGTTCATGTGACAGAACACATGAGCCACATACAGACACGGGACACATTTACAACCCCAAGCGTCATGGAAGAACGATGTTTAGACTGTAGCTTTTGAAGTCTATATTAGTGCATGTTCAGAAAATAAAGCTGCAGTATCCCACAATCATTTCTAATTTTACACCAAAATATAATTCCCTGATCTGTTTACTTCAGATATAATCAACTGAGAAAGCAAACTGTtcagtttgtttaaaatgaatgctTCAAACCTAGTAGCAAGTATGTTAGCAGTACATCCACCTTATTGAAGTAAAAAGTGTCTAAGTGTATACAGTTTGCTACTCTTGATAACCTGTGGTAAATAATGTCGTAAGCCAGTTTTGACACAAGAGAAGTGGTTCTCAAGatatatataaaactgtgaaGTGAGACACATTGTACATACATAGGGACGCCTCCACTTCAACAGGGACATCCAGTGTTGTTAAACAAGCTTCTACAAAGACACAGGATGAAAGTTTGCAGTCACCTCCCACCTTCGCCTAACTCTTACTATGACATTCTTACTAGTTCTGGAACACTGCCAGCTTTACGAGGATCGGTTCCTTTGAACAGCCCCGCCCCCGGCCTCGTACCAGTGCTGCTCTTGGTCTTGCCCTCGGAGGTGCTGCCGGTGGTCCCGGCTGTGGAGGTGCCCGTCACCGAGCAGGTCCTCTTTCCCTTAACACTGTTGTTCACAGACAGACCGCCAGCCACCCCTGCTAACAGGTCATCATTGCTCTTTGTCTGGAAGGGAAACAGAGAAAGGTGATGCCACACCCCGCCCCGAGATTTAGATCTCCATTATTACAGTGCATTATTATTTCAAGCTACGTGGGCTTTGAGAGTGTTAACAAGCATGCAAGCAGGTCCTCCAAGAGTCCAGCCTTGTGGATTTTGATTCAACCTGCACCGTATCACAGTTATCAGGGTTGCATAATACCGCTCTTTATCAATAGGAAACGGGTAATAAAGACATAGCAGGCCAAATGTTATCATTTATCCAGCTCACTTGCGCTGTAAATTTGGAATGTAATAATTGCTCAGTAGACAATTTCAAACTCTATCAGTGGATTTGGCTGTAGGTGTGTGTCATTAGGTATATTACCTTCACTCTATTTAAAAGAACAAAGTTATACTGTACTAGTGATAATGATGTGGTATTTTAGTCACACTGACTTGCAGTACCTCTTATTTCAGTACATAGTGCTACAAATACGGTACTGCCGTTGAAAAGCTTGACAACAGAAAGTGATATTCTAGACAAACATAAGAGATGATCACGGTGGTTGTCTTGTTGACCACCACTGGGTGCCTCAATCTGCCAAGATTCATTGGCCTTTTCCATTGCAGCAGTGCTAACTTTATAGCCACCCTGTGTATTGTAGACATGTGTTTCCTAAATGACCTCTCCGTCCTGCACAGTACAGACGTCATGCTTGGTGCCCGTGGTGCAGACGTTACCTTGGACAGCGCCGCTGTGCCTCCGGTCTTGGAGCTGCTCTTCCCAGTCGCCCCATTCTCAGATTTCAGTTTCTCGTTGCTCTGCGTCTTACTCCCTGCCGCAGCCTTCGACGAGGTCACCGCTGGCCTGCTTGCTTTCTTCATGCTGGGCTCCCGGTTTCTGATACATTTACAGCTCAGACTGcggaacaaaaacaacactgatGAGTGCATCATGCCAAGGTTCTCATGATCCCATGCTGCCAGTAATAAGCCATGCCTCTTGAGAGCAAATGGTCTAATGGCACTGTTGTACTGATTGGGTTCCCTAGAGGAAAACTACATTTCTTCAAgcgtacagcaaaaaaaaaaaaaaaaaaaaaagaaaaacctcttAATGTCCTCTGCTTAATGTCCTTACGATAAACTGTTCTaccccctgtgctgtggaaacaAACCATCTCATTATCTGCTGAATGAACAAAAATATCTTAAAATTCCAATCTCGAGCCCTGCTGTGCTGGAACAGTTCCCAGAGTACACACAAGGGGACAGTGGAGGGAAGACATCACCTCACATTGAAAGCGGAATAAGAGACTGGATCTTCACATGGTTGTGAAGAGAAAGGGGGGAGACATTGAAtgaaaatactgtaactgaaGTTGAAGTACTACATTTTAGCAGCCCGCTCCTCTATCTGCAGATATTTAGACCCCCCCCAaagctctctgtgctggacaaaGAGGAACAGTTTAAAAGTAGGAAGGTACATTATGTGTTCAAAGCCGTTCTACTTGAGACACTTTGTCCAGGAACGTATGGGGGAATTCAAAAGCTGTTTACAAAAATGGAGACGAAGGCTTCGACGTGTCTTTAAAGACTACTGTACAGAAGTTAATACAGCGTAGGTTCCCCATTAAAAATGAGGATCTAGTGCACTGAtttcatccatctgtctgtcttgCACTACGTGGCAAATCcgataattacatttttaccaaTCTTCAAAGACTCTTACAGACTTTTTCTGATTACATTTAAGTACAATTGATGTCATACAacttttttacaaatatttacaggATTATAAGAAATCTCAGTCCCTGCATTGACTGCTTAGCCTTACAACTGTATAATCAACTCAATATGGCAATGCCTCTgatgctgaaataaaacagacctGAAACAACAGCAAGAcatgtcagagagagagagagagtgagagagaaagttAATTCCAGATCACTGCCAGCCAATACATATCTCATATTGCATTGCGCTTGCTGTTATGAAAAGATTTTCAGCCATCACTTACAGTAAGAAAGCTGCATCCATCATTCTGCAGTATATCCTATCTGGCTAAACTTGAATATCAAAATCTAGTATTAGTGACCTCACCCCAACACAGAATGAATCTCAATAACTAGCGGTTATACTGCATCAAGTACTACAGAAGTCAAACAGCAGCACTGAAGTTTACCTGCCGTCCCGAGACTGTCCCTTCC contains the following coding sequences:
- the LOC117426914 gene encoding cytospin-A-like isoform X6, which codes for MCSPRKGQSRDGSLSCKCIRNREPSMKKASRPAVTSSKAAAGSKTQSNEKLKSENGATGKSSSKTGGTAALSKTKSNDDLLAGVAGGLSVNNSVKGKRTCSVTGTSTAGTTGSTSEGKTKSSTGSSAKRGTSSGAKEVSSTRDRLRERSRAGTGKKLSSSAAAATNDATLAKRSRSRVLAQSETRMSKSKSDSQITDKAALETKVKDLLGLAKSKDVEILHLRNELRDMRAQLGLGEETSEEGEEDKVAVAAEEEVVSITHQATDVESTLLQLQEQNNAIREQLNQLKNENRMLKDRLNALGFSLEQRLDGSEKIFSYQSLSLDLAVGSVHSDGGGTLTSSVEGSAPGSMEDLLSQDENTLTENRRSSSMDNLDSESSEVYQPITSSDDALDAPSCSSSSSESEGAPSRERSRKGSSGNVSEVSVACLTERIHQMEENQHSTAEELQATLQELSDLQQITQELNAENERLGEEKVILMDSLCQQSDKLEHYSRQIEYLRTLLDEHHISYVVDEDIKSGRYLELEQRYMELAENARFEREQLLGVQQHLSNTLKMAEQDNKEAQEMIGALKERNHHMDRIIDSEQKGKAALSAALEDYKATLGNEQLELNRFKCQLEQERQKVAELYSIHNSGDKSDIQELLESVRMDKEKAEALATNLQEDLGHTRNEANRLQDAFGKVEAEYRLFQDEAKKQIAELTMSLDKLRSALEEKERAIGDMKETIFELEDEVEQHRAVKLHDNLIISDLENSVKKLQDQKHDMEREIKILNRRLREESAEWRQFQADLQTAVVIANDIKSEAQEEIGDLRRRLLENQEKNEKLGKELDDIKNRKQDEERGRVYNYMNAVERDLAALRQGMGLSRRSSTSSEPSPTVKTLIKSFDNASQVIPGSAAAAAAAAAATATATAIPRTPLSPSPLKTPPAAAVSPIQRHSISGSMSSPKPLSSLADKRPSYAEINVPAEHLMRTSSTGRPASTLQRGPTIDSSKSISVSRRSSEEVKRDISAPDGASSSSLMTMGSASPQLSLSSSSPTASVTPTARSRLREERKDPLSALAREYGGSKRNALLKWCQKKTEGYQNIDITNFSSSWNDGLAFCAVLHTYLPAHIPYQELNNQDKRRNFTLAFQAAESVGIKSTLDINEMVRTERPDWQSVMTYLTAIYKYFET